One stretch of Siphonobacter curvatus DNA includes these proteins:
- a CDS encoding DUF3823 domain-containing protein, whose protein sequence is MKKYLLFLLLGASLTACTFDNYDPPSSVLKGRIVYKGEPIGVEYNNVTFELWEPGWGKKGSINVTVDQNGSYASTLFDGNYKLVIPSYQGPFKSIRNAETQSDTIPVQVRGSQTLDLEVLPYYMIRNATFTGGESKVSTQFSIEKIITDASAKAIEEVALYISKTDFVDVRTNIAAQVIKGADLKTMSGIQLQVTVPKLTPTQNFVFARVKLKVSGIEDPIFSPIQKVTY, encoded by the coding sequence ATGAAAAAATATCTTCTCTTTTTACTGCTGGGAGCTTCGCTAACGGCCTGTACCTTTGATAATTACGATCCGCCGTCTTCCGTATTAAAGGGCCGGATCGTGTATAAGGGTGAACCCATTGGCGTTGAATACAACAACGTAACCTTCGAACTCTGGGAGCCCGGCTGGGGCAAAAAAGGATCGATTAACGTGACGGTCGATCAAAATGGCTCGTATGCCTCTACCTTATTCGATGGCAATTATAAGCTGGTGATTCCTTCGTATCAGGGACCGTTCAAGTCCATTCGCAACGCCGAAACCCAATCGGATACCATTCCGGTGCAGGTACGCGGCAGTCAGACCCTGGACCTGGAGGTATTGCCGTACTACATGATCCGTAATGCCACCTTCACGGGCGGAGAGTCGAAGGTTTCGACGCAGTTTTCGATTGAAAAAATTATTACCGATGCCTCGGCCAAAGCCATCGAAGAAGTGGCTCTGTACATCAGCAAAACGGACTTTGTAGACGTTCGGACCAACATTGCCGCTCAGGTAATCAAAGGAGCCGATCTGAAAACCATGAGTGGCATTCAGCTGCAGGTGACGGTACCGAAACTGACACCGACGCAAAATTTTGTATTTGCCCGTGTCAAACTGAAAGTCAGTGGGATAGAAGACCCGATTTTTTCGCCCATTCAAAAAGTGACCTATTGA
- a CDS encoding glycoside hydrolase family 43 protein has product MRKLSKSLKQKSLLVLALAGAAFGADAQKTSGNPIFPGWYADPEGVIFGKTYWVYPTYSAPYNKQVHMDAFSSPDLVTWKKHPNIIDTSAVKWAKRALWAPAIIEKKGKYYLFFGANDIQNDQEKGGIGVAVANKPSGPFKDLLGKPLVDKFHNGAQPIDQFVFKDKDGKYYLIYGGWRHCNIAQLKEDFSGFIPAEDGSTFKEITPENYVEGPIMFIRNGKYYFMWSEGGWTGPNYSVAYAIADSPFGPFKRAGKILQQDAKVATGAGHHSVIQRPGTDEWYIIYHRRPLGETDANHRVTCIERMYFDEKGEIKPVKITFEGVPAQKVK; this is encoded by the coding sequence ATGCGGAAGCTGTCCAAATCTCTCAAACAAAAAAGTCTCCTGGTACTGGCCCTGGCGGGTGCGGCTTTCGGAGCTGATGCTCAGAAAACCTCGGGTAACCCCATTTTTCCGGGCTGGTATGCTGATCCGGAAGGCGTAATTTTCGGGAAGACGTACTGGGTATATCCCACGTACTCGGCTCCTTACAATAAGCAGGTACACATGGATGCTTTTTCTTCGCCGGATCTGGTGACCTGGAAAAAACATCCCAATATTATCGATACCAGTGCGGTAAAATGGGCCAAACGGGCGTTATGGGCACCGGCCATCATCGAGAAAAAAGGCAAGTACTACCTGTTTTTCGGAGCCAATGATATTCAGAATGATCAGGAGAAAGGGGGCATTGGCGTCGCCGTGGCCAACAAGCCTTCCGGACCGTTCAAGGATCTGCTGGGCAAACCTCTGGTCGATAAATTCCACAACGGTGCTCAGCCCATCGATCAGTTTGTGTTTAAGGATAAAGACGGGAAATATTACCTCATTTACGGTGGCTGGCGACACTGTAACATTGCTCAGTTAAAAGAAGATTTCAGCGGATTCATTCCGGCCGAGGATGGCTCAACCTTCAAGGAAATCACGCCGGAAAACTACGTCGAAGGGCCAATCATGTTCATTCGGAATGGCAAGTACTACTTCATGTGGTCCGAAGGCGGCTGGACTGGCCCGAACTATTCCGTTGCGTACGCCATCGCCGATTCTCCCTTTGGTCCCTTCAAACGAGCTGGTAAAATTTTGCAGCAGGATGCAAAAGTAGCCACCGGAGCAGGGCACCACTCGGTCATCCAGCGGCCCGGTACGGATGAATGGTACATCATCTACCACCGTCGTCCACTGGGAGAAACCGACGCCAATCACCGGGTAACCTGTATCGAACGCATGTATTTCGATGAAAAAGGTGAAATCAAACCCGTAAAAATCACGTTCGAAGGCGTTCCAGCTCAGAAGGTAAAATAA